One genomic window of Cricetulus griseus strain 17A/GY chromosome 3, alternate assembly CriGri-PICRH-1.0, whole genome shotgun sequence includes the following:
- the LOC113834609 gene encoding olfactory receptor 2AG2-like → MFQGNTNCARITIGAEEVQMPKDESIDISLYIYYVTVYDRYVAICQPLNYTILMSHKVFWLMIAISWNLASLSNQGYSIYTMQYSFCKSRQVNHLFCEIPPLLKLACADTSRYELMVYLMGVTVLILPLAAILASYPLIEFTVLNMPLNEGRKKALVTSSSHFTMVRMWYRGASFMYVLLCPFYSPKQENISSVFYTIVTPALNPLIYSLRNKEVTGALKRVLGKWLSTHANL, encoded by the exons ATGTTTCAAGGCAATACCAACTGTGCTAGGATTACTATTGGAGCTGAAGAGGTTCAGATGCCAAA GGATGAATCCATCGACATATCTCTTTATATCTACTATGTCACGGTCTATGACAGGTATGTGGCCATTTGTCAACCTCTGAACTACACAATATTAATGAGTCACAAAGTCTTCTGGCTCATGATAGCCATATCATGGAACCTGGCTTCCCTTAGCAATCAAGGATACAGCATCTACACCATGCAGTATTCCTTTTGCAAATCTCGGCAGGTCAATCACTTGTTCTGCGAGATCCCTCCCTTACTGAAGCTAGCCTGTGCAGACACCTCCAGATATGAACTCATGGTTTATTTGATGGGTGTGACAGTGCTAATTCTCCCTCTTGCTGCTATCCTGGCCTCCTACCCACTGATTGAGTTCACTGTGCTCAATATGCCCTTAaatgaaggcaggaagaaagcCCTTGTCACCTCTTCTTCCCACTTTACTATGGTTAGGATGTGGTACAGGGGTGCTTCCTTCATGTATGTCCTGCTCTGTCCCTTCTACAGTCCCAAACAGGAGAATATCAGCTCAGTTTTCTACACAATTGTCACTCCGGCTCTGAATCCCCTCATCTACAGTCTGAGGAATAAGGAGGTCACTGGGGCTTTGAAGAGAGTCCTGGGAAAATGGCTGTCAACACACGCCAACCTCTAG
- the LOC100765900 gene encoding olfactory receptor 2AG2, whose protein sequence is MEFWNSTLGSGFILVGILDDSGYPELLCAAITALYTLALTSNGLLLLVITMDAQLHVPMYFLLGQLSLMDLFLTSVITPKAILDFLLKDNTISFGGCALQMFLELAIGGAEDLLLAFMAYDRYVAICHPLKYTILMRPVVCWLMVTASWFLAFQMALGFTITTMHYSFCKSRQIRHLFCETPPLLKLACADTSNFELVVYLVGVLMLILPLTVIFFSYAWILFTVFYMPSNEGRKKALVTCSSHMTVVGMYYGALTVMYVIPSSYHNSKQENILSVFYTVVTPALNPLIYSLRNKEVTGALRRVLGNTCCHYTVHSK, encoded by the coding sequence atgGAATTCTGGAACTCTACCTTGGGCAGTGGCTTCATCTTGGTGGGGATTCTGGATGACAGTGGCTATCCTGAACTTCTGTGTGCTGCAATCACAGCCCTGTACACATTGGCTCTGACCAGCAATGGGCTGCTGCTCCTGGTCATCACCATGGATGCCCAGCTCCATGTGCCCATGTATTTCCTGCTTGGGCAGCTCTCTCTAATGGACCTCTTCCTGACATCAGTCATCACCCCCAAGGCTATCTTGGATTTTCTTCTCAAAGACAACACTATCTCTTTTGGAGGTTGTGCCCTTCAGATGTTTCTAGAACTGGCAATTGGTGGTGCAGAGGACctccttctggccttcatggcctATGACAGGTATGTGGCCATTTGTCATCCTTTGAAGTACACAATCTTAATGAGGCCAGTAGTCTGTTGGCTAATGGTCACTGCATCATGGTTTCTGGCATTCCAGATGGCCTTAGGATTTACCATCACTACCATGCACTATTCTTTCTGCAAATCTAGGCAAATCAGACACCTGTTCTGTGAGACCCCTCCCTTGCTAAAGCTGGCCTGTGCAGACACCTCTAATTTTGAGCTTGTAGTTTATTTGGTGGGTGTGCTAATGTTAATTCTCCCTCTTACTGTTATCTTTTTCTCTTATGCATGGATTTTGTTCACTGTGTTCTACATGCCCTCAaatgaggggagaaagaaagcacTTGTTACCTGCTCTTCACACATGACTGTTGTGGGCATGTACTATGGGGCACTCACTGTCATGTATGTCATACCCAGTTCCTACCACAATTCCAAGCAAGAGAATATCCTCTCTGTTTTCTACACAgttgtcactccagctctcaaccccctcatctacagcctgaggaataaGGAAGTAACTGGGGCTTTGAGGAGAGTCCTGGGAAATACTTGTTGCCATTATACTGTACATTCAAAATAG
- the LOC100751431 gene encoding olfactory receptor 2AG1 codes for MEFWNNTLGSGFILVGILDESGFPALLCAAITALYFLALTSNGLLLLVITMDARLHVPMYLLLGQLSLMDLLLTSVITPKAVIDFLLKDNTISFGGCALQMFLELVLGSAEDLLLAFMAYDRYVAICQPLNYTILMSHKVCWLMIATSWSLASLSALGYSIYTMQYSFCKSRQVNHLFCEIPPLLKLACADTSRYELMVYLMGVTVLILPLAAILASYSLILFTVLNMPSNEGRKKALVTCSSHLTVVGMWYGGASFMYVLPSPFHSPKQDNISSVFYTIVTPALNPLIYSLRNKEVTGALKRVLGKRLSTQANL; via the coding sequence ATGGAATTCTGGAACAACACCTTGGGAAGTGGCTTCATCTTGGTGGGGATTCTGGATGAGAGTGGATTTCCTGCACTGCTCTGTGCTGCAATCACAGCCCTGTACTTTTTGGCTCTGACTAGCAATGGACTACTGCTCCTAGTCATAACCATGGATGCCCGGCTTCATGTGCCCATGTATCTCTTACTTGGCCAACTGTCTCTCATGGACCTTCTCCTCACATCAGTTATCACTCCCAAGGCAGTCATTGATTTTCTACTCAAAGACAACACCATCTCCTTTGGGGGATGCGCCCTTCAGATGTTCCTAGAACTGGTACTGGGCAGTGCAGAGGACctccttctggccttcatggcctATGACAGGTATGTAGCCATTTGTCAACCTCTGAACTACACAATATTAATGAGTCACAAAGTCTGCTGGCTCATGATAGCCACATCATGGAGCCTGGCTTCCCTTAGTGCTCTAGGATACAGCATCTACACCATGCAGTATTCCTTTTGCAAATCTCGGCAGGTCAATCACTTGTTCTGTGAGATCCCTCCCTTACTGAAGCTAGCCTGTGCAGACACCTCCAGATATGAACTCATGGTTTATTTGATGGGTGTGACGGTGCTAATTCTCCCTCTTGCTGCTATCCTGGCCTCCTACTCACTAATTCTGTTCACTGTGCTCAATATGCCCTCAAATGAGGGCAGGAAGAAAGCCCTTGTCACCTGCTCTTCCCACCtgactgtggttgggatgtggTATGGGGGTGCTTCCTTCATGTATGTCCTGCCCAGTCCCTTCCACAGTCCCAAACAGGACAATATCAGCTCAGTTTTCTATACAATTGTAACTCCGGCTCTGAATCCCCTCATCTACAGTCTGAGGAATAAGGAGGTCACTGGGGCTTTGAAGAGAGTCCTGGGAAAACGGCTGTCAACACAAGCCAACCTCTAG